From the genome of Cuculus canorus isolate bCucCan1 chromosome 13, bCucCan1.pri, whole genome shotgun sequence:
cctATCTGATAAGCTGTCTTTATGGCTAGTGGATGTGGTGTGCTGGCTTGGTGTCTGTGGAAAGACTTTCCATCTTATCACGGAAATTAAACTTTTTGTATGCTGGCACATGTCTCTCgttgcaaaatgcttttcaagtAATTAAAGGCTTGATTCTTGTAATCAAGCAGTGAAATTTCTTTCTGGATCTGACACCTTAATTTCTGTGTGGATATTGGGCAGATGTAATTGTTCTGTAAAGATATAGACATGTAACCATTGTTGTGaagagatttaaagaaaaaagctgatTGGGTGGGGTAAGCACTAGGTAAATGAAGAGCAAAGATGAAAGCTCTAGACCATACCACCTCTATTCCTttgcacagaaaacaagaatgaaGCCAAAAGGAGACGTACAGAGAGAGTTAAACGAGAGAAGATAAATTCTGCAGTAAATAAAGACTTGGAAAACCGAAAAAGATCCAGGTCTAACAGCCATTCAGATCATAGCAGACGAGGAAGAGGAAGACCTAAGAGTGCCTCAGCCAAAAAGCACGAGGAAGAAAGAGGTATGAGAACTGGAGAAGTACTTGcattgggttttctttttgtacGAAGACTGTTTTAATCAGTAAATGTTTATACCGTTCAAACCACTCCAGTAACTAGACTAGTTCAGCCAATACCTGACACCTCAATGTGGGGAAGAGACTGTTTCACATCTGTAGAGACCTctggttttgcatttcagtgtttgatTGGAACTAACTACAAAGAGTTAGGTCTGTTTTTAGCCAGCAGATCCAATTTCAACATGTAGATTGAAAGCCGTTGGGCTGTAGTGATTAGCAGGTTTTTTGGTTTGACTTCGTTAATTTTTTGGGAGGCGCTGCTGCTCTGTATCACAAGGACAAACAATATAATGCTGCGTGTTATCAGAGACCTATTAGGTTGATCTGATTGCTTGAAAAGTTTCTTGAAACCTTTTGGAGGGCCAAAGTAAAAGGGACACCTTCTGCCACTACTCTGACCTGAGCTTTTGTCCTGTGTTTCTACCAAATGactctctagaaaaaaaaaaatgcctcctTGTCTACTGCAGTTCCCTGGGGGACCTGCTGCTCTTAATCTTTATACAATAAAGAGACTGTACGCACACTAGAGTAGTTCTGGAGCCCTTCAAGTATGTGACTGTCACTTAGGATTCCTCTTTTTTAAGATCCTATTGACACTGGATTTGCTGTCTGAGATTTGGAAGATATTAATTTCAGGCCTGAATAATTGATCCAAAACTTAGCATAGACTTAAAGGCTGGATGGCAGGCAGGAGGGGAAAGGCAAGGCTTCATATAAATATTCAGAAGATCTTGTTCTTAAAACTACTCAACTGAAGCTGTTGAGCATACTGTGTGGCATGTCTCTGAAATGCAGTTGGTGTTTTCCACTGCCACCTGATTTGTTAACAAAAACTGATGTTAATCCACATTACAAATTGGGTTCCTTTAACTTGTAacttttcaaaaccatttctgtTGTCCCTGCTGTTTAATGTGAATATGTTCATTCTTCAAGTTTCTttcctataaaaacaaaatataaatttggattcttgttgttgttttagtGCTTTGCCTGTGGAAAGAGGAGATGGAAtctgatttctgtgttttctgaatgcCAGTTGCTTTACTTTAATAGGAAAGGACAATACCTCATCTTTTCACTGTTGCATATGGCTTACTGTACCTTCACAGAATACAGAGTGTTCCTATCTGTTACTGATCCAGGCTAGACTTTGTCTAGGACTGGTAGGCATTTCCAGGCATTTTACTGCCAGTCTTTTTCAGACGCAACTCTGGTGTTAAAATTCCTGCAAGCTTGTTGGGTTGTCTTGTGAAAGTAAATCTTTCCTGTCCCCTGTAAAAGAGGAAAGCAATCCAAAGAAAATATCCATTCTcttaatgcatattttatagTTTCTGAAACGCAAGAATTTGAGAGTGCGAGGGATATTTAGCGAACGTGTTTCCTTGTCCCAAACCAGGCTGAATGTTTTTAATCTCTTGCTGCATGCTCTGAAGTGTGACAATATGACAGTGCCCTCAGGTAGAAAACTAGAAATACGTGTGTAGTGAGGCCTTTCCATAGGAGTGCATGTGGtgtcttgttttcttgctgtttgctgCCATGGTTTCTTTAGAGTTGCATCTTGCTTGAGAAGATCACCTTCATCTTCTCCTGCCCTACTGTCCCCATCAGTTGGTACTGAGGCTACCGCtgctatttctttcttacaCTCTTCTGCAGTGCTGGTATGGAGCTGGGGTTCACACCCGTGTGGAATTATCTTTGTTCCTCCCCAGTACAGCCCACTCTATGACTTAGGAATTGGTGGGCTTAGGATGTTTTCTTACTTCTGACCTATTTCTGGTTATGATGGTCTGTGATGTTGGTCTTTCGCCTAGACCACTGTGAGGTGAATATTGGGcacatttgaaaaaacaaacaaaaagttgcTACATACGGCTGTCacagctttgaaataaattcagCAGAGAAGCCATCATTTTGTCACTGGCAGCTATAAAACAAGTTAATGTTGACTTCTCCCTTTTTAAGTGCCTTGTAAAATTGGCCTAGCTACTGTGCGTGGAGTAATTACTGGGGaattttagaaatattcttCCTTTACCAAACCTGCTGCTTGGTAGTGTTGTTTGCATAAAAGCATATTAAGCAACTTCAGTTCTTCTGTGCCAATTAAGGTGATTTTTGATTTTTGTGTCACTCATTGCTCGGCCTTGTAGCCATCTGCATAGTGTTGAAAGTCAGCTCAGGAGTGCAAGACATTTAGCTTAGGGATAGACTTCGTTATTTCCTTGCCTATTGCATATTTATAGGGTATCCGGTTCATGGCACTTGCCAGTAGAGATTGTGCTATTCTTTACCCCAAAAGACTTGAAAAGAGGCTGCTGCTTGCAAACCTATTAAATATTTGATACCTCTTAGGCTTCTGCAGTGCCCACTGCATTCGTAGGTGAAACGCAGGGGGACAGAGAACACTTGAGTTGTGACAACATGCAAGAGCCAAATCTGTCCGTATGAAGCCCGCCCAGCTGTGAAGATTTTCATCCTTGGGACACCCGTGTCATCCGTAGCTTTGTTTCCTTGCTTGTGTCATGCTCTTTTTGTACACAGTGTGCTCGTTTGCAGTCATGTCTCTGCCTTTGACTTGTCCTTTGTGTCCTTCCTGACAGGTTCACATGAGGGCAAAGGGCTGCAGCATTCAACAGCGAGTAAGAAGAATGGGAGAAGCAAAAGTGCTTGTTAAAATAAGCTATTTCTGCTGCACTTTTTGTAAGGAGGAGTGGAGCAGGAGGATAGAGGTAGCAGGTTGAGGGGCTGTGGCAGAGTGCTGCAGCCCAGAGAGCATTCTTCTTGCGTGCTTCAGAGCCACACAGTGGCTGTGGAAAATGGGAACTTCTTGTTACAGGCTCGGCTTTTCAGAATTGTCACTTAGTGGCTTTGTCAGAAATGTAACAGTAGATTTTGAAAATAGCAACTTCCTAATAATCTGACTCTGGTTTTTGTTGTGGTATTTTACTGCATAGGCCCATGGTACCCAGCCAGGCAGGTTCCCAGGCGGCCTGGGTATCAGCCCTGACTGAATTGAACAAAACCCTCACTGTATGGAGGAAGTGGTGTTGGTTATTCTGCTCCTGACAGAGATTTCCATCAAGTGATAGTGCCAGTGGCCAGGAGCCTCACTAAAGCAGACTCAATACTTGACAAAGGGCACACGCTTATAAAGAGAGATACATTTTGGTATCCTGCTAAAAGTTAAACTGAATTCAGTTTCTTGACCcaggttttccttttccagtaaCTTCCAACAGCATTACTTGTACAACTCCTTCCTCAGTGTGCACATTTGAAGTAGCTCACTATCTTGAATAGTGAATCAGAACTTATGATTTTGGATTCATACAGAATTTGCAATAGGGGAGGGGTCTGCATTTGGTTTATACATACATCACGGTTTTAAGGGCTGTGGGTcaggtgggatggaggagatctggGACTGAGAGAGATGTTCTGCAGCAAGATGGAGTATTTTCACCTAAACAGCTCAGTTGTACATCCAGAGactcagtatttttaatgtcttacAAAACCAATGTTGTGATTCTGTAAGACTGCCTTTCGCTAATAATAGAGAAGTGAGTCAAAACTACTTTCAGATTAGACTGCGAGTGGAAAATTTTAACTGTCTGCAGGAGCCATGGCATCCTATGAGTTGCATCTGATAAAATGTCAAGCTGGTGTGAGCTCTTCACTGGTTACCGGTTAGAACTGGAGTTGGCTTAAGGATGCACAAAGCTTGCAAACTTCTGTGTTaatcactgctgctgtttgataTCAAGAGTTCAGTCTTTTAAAGAGGAAGTCTCTCAGAACAAGCCAGGACTgtgggagagcagaggaagggaaacaTGAGAAAGCTTGTTTGCTAAGAAGTGTGCAATCTTAACAGTAACCAGGGGGGGAAAAACCCAGTGTTTTTACTTTCCTGAGTGCTGATGTATTCACGTGGTGACTGGATTTGTTTGGATCAGGAAGTATGAAAATGGAAGGAGTTTAgatatgaaaatagaaaaagttgATGTGGAATAACCAGTATGTGATGTCTGTGCTCAGAACAACTCCCAGCATTGTTAATCTGTAAATGGTGGGAGGGAGGAAGTGGAGCAGCTCAGACTGAGTGTGCATACAGAAATGGATTTGTCCTAAGCTGTAGGGTAGGACTTAGAGCAAAATTTggtttctcagctttcttttcatacTCAGTACACTAGAGAATATTGTTTTGCATAGCCAGGGAACAAGCAGAAATTGTTTACATTCCAAATATCAAATGTGTTTTGatttattctgctttgctgaagCAAGTTTCTTATGTTGAGACTAAAAACTTTGCATCTTTGTGTGTCCAGGCTCCTCACTAAGCAATTTTGCTTGCAGGAAAAAGTGAGCTTACACATGATTTAAGTTGCTTAGGAATCTTGAAGTTTGTTGCTGTGTCTCTCTATCAGTATTAATTCAGACCACAGAGGTGAATGACTTTTCAGTTTCTCCCACCTTAGTTGTTAACCCAAGTGCTTGATTTGCCAGGGGAGGCAGTCTGTGGAATGATGTCTGTAGCTGTAATGCAGGCAGATGTGCTGGCGAGTCTACAGTGTTTTGAGTGTGGACCCCCTGAAGGAATAATTGTGTGAGTAGGTGGGGATAGGAGGTGCTGGGGTCTTTTTTCCCACACAGtactttccattattttctggTGCTGCTTTGCCTCCACCTGCCTGTTGCTGTTTTAGGTCTTTTGGAGGAGTCTGACAGAGCACACTGTGCTCAGTCGAAGTGTGCACACGTGTGTCTGTTAATGAGACAGAGGTGTCTGTCAGGTGGGTGTTGTGGTGATTGTAAACTAGTCCAGGCCACTGTGGCACTTAGGTTAGAGGTGGAGTTCCACAGCAAGACACCAACATTCCAACTTCATATGTTGtattcctctctcctctgcaccTATGACTGCGGTCTTCTGCTTACAGAGTTgtgtttgttgggtttttccttAATGAGTTCTGTCAGCTACCTGTGGCTGAACCAGGAGAGAAGCAGGGATGGTCTACAGTCAGAGGTACTTAGGAAAGTGCTGTTCTGTTAGCTTTGTCTTATGCTGTAGTGATGTCATGTCCTTGAGGACTGCAGCATGGGGACTTCTTGATGGGTTGCTGTTGAGTATCTGTAGCCTTGAAAGAAGCtgacagcagctgagggaatttgGAGGCTTTTGGTTGCTGACTTGAGGTGTTAGCATGGTCTGTTTCTGGGGTATGTTTGGAAGCCTGCGGTATGGGAAGTCCAGGAATAGTCATGGTGACAAACTGGGGAACCTGACTTCTGACTGTCTGTCTGCTTTTTGGTCTTGGCCACTGTGATTAAACTCTTGCGTTTCTGTTACTTAAATGTAAAatgagggggggggagggtgaaTGTCATATTTAATAAGGATACGGTAAAATATCCTTGTTTTCTGGGATTGAAGGTGTttatgtaaaagcaaaaaaaccctccaaactGTAGGAACCCTTGAATActcttttgttttggaaatcaATATAATGTtagtttctcattctttatCATCAACAGAAATTCAGTCACGCTTTTGAGTGACTCATTCTGTGACTCTGATGGTACCTTTGTGTGCCtccactccttcctcctttctgtccCTGCCTGATAGGTGTTGATTGTCTGACTTCTTTTCCATTCCAGTACTCCATTGCACATAATTTATTAATTGCTATGTAACGTGTATTAACTTTAGGTGATGGAAAAAGTTTCTAAtagtgactttttttccttctacagagaaacaagaaaaagaagttgaCATGTATGCTAACCTTTCAGATGAAAAGGCCTTCGTGTTTTCAGTGGCCTTGGcggaaataaacagaaaaattatcaaTCAAAGACTTATTCTGTAACTTGTAAGCACAATCTGATTATTATTATATGCAGAATGGCTAATGTATTTCCAAGGTGCCGTGGACTCTCGGAAAGTGTGTTATCTGCACCAGCAAGGACCGTAGTATTCCCTGTTaaaattctgctgctgttcttggaAATGGAATTCTGTCTCTACAAGTCAGAGAAAGTGTTCACGAGATTGTGCTGTGGAAAATCAGAAAGCAGATATGTTTTACACCTTGAAGACATGTGTAGACAAATGCACACAGAGACTGCACCTGTTCCAGAgcacttcttttaaatttgctgccagaaatgcaatattttaaatattttcagaaataaatcattttcctttaaaattatatatttcagatttttcagctATATTGCAGTTTCTGTATGTACAGTTCACATAACTTTTTAATAAATTggtattcaaatattttattgaactGAGAATTAAGTACATTCGTGATACTTAGGGTGTGTTCATTTTAATCCTGTTAAAAATCTGGTATCCATCCTATGGATGACgtgaaatttactttttttgatAGGTGTGGTGCCATTCTGGTAGGAAGAACATTAAAGTGGTttcattttggggggttgttCTGCTTGATGATAACTTCATGTTGCTTATTAATTCTCTTTAGAGAACGATTCCCTGTTACCTAgaattgttctttaaaaatcacatctACCTTTTTGTGTCAGAGTCCTGAAGAGTGAGAGCTCAGCGCTTGTTTTGTAACCGCTGTTTGCTGGGTGTCTGCCTTGTCCAGATGGTAAGTACCTCTTCCATACTCTTTCTTGTCCCGTCATTTACTGGCGAGGGCGAGCAGCAGGCAGTGGAGATGTAGATCTACAGCTAACATCTTGCTGACATTTCCAGAAGTTGAGGACATGCTggttccttttcctctcatcaGCTTTTCTTGGTCTGTCTTTTCAAAGTGTAAATCTGAGCAGTGCTGTCTTCAGACTATGGGCTGTAAATACCAAAGCAAAGGCTACCTGAGGGTGCAAAAGTGAGCTGTTGGTAGAAAAACGCTTGGGGAA
Proteins encoded in this window:
- the C13H16orf87 gene encoding UPF0547 protein C16orf87 homolog, which translates into the protein MSSSRAKKVKMATKSCPDCDQQVPVACKSCPCGYIFISRKLLHAKRAERSPPITENKNEAKRRRTERVKREKINSAVNKDLENRKRSRSNSHSDHSRRGRGRPKSASAKKHEEEREKQEKEVDMYANLSDEKAFVFSVALAEINRKIINQRLIL